The genomic window aatacaattatttctatttgtattaaaaagaaatatttcattttttcttaacaGTATTTTAAGTGAATTCAAAGATATGTTCCTTTACTACAAAGAAaatcacatacacatatattttcaagttttgttttactgtatttcttgaaagaaaatgtatacttaatgttttaaataatattacacTGTGAgtcttttacaaagaaaatactaCAATTCTCTCCTTACAGTAatcaatactttaaaattttctgtttaaatattattttaattccctAATCCTATATGTAGGCACAATATAGTGGGTAGGTCATTACGAAATGTGCCAATGTTGGTATATGCTTCAGCCTTCAAAGATATTAAGAGAGAGTATTAAAATgtttgtaaacacacacacacacacacacacacacacacatggttCCATGAGCTAGGTAATTTGAATTTATATGCTTGCTTCTTTTTTCGAGACTATGTTAGCCATATTGTATGTAAATAGAGCCAGAGAGACAAGCGACATTTGTAATATGTGCATACTTGGAAGTCATTTCATGTCATATTTATTATCTAAAATTCCAGCACAGAAAGTTACTGTTTCCTGATTTTTCCATTAGAAAGTTTGTTCCCTCCTCAGCAGTCTCCTCAGGGCTCCTCTTACATCCTTGTTCCTCAGAGTATATATGAGAGGATTGAGGGTAGGAGTCACAACGGTATAAAAAAGTGTGAGGAACTTGCCCTGGCTGCGGCCATAGGATCTCTTTGGTTGAATGTATATGGCCGAACTGGGCCCAAAGAAGAGGGACACCACTAACAGATGGGAACCACAGGTCCCTAGGGCCTTGCGCCAAGCCTTGACTGACTTAGTATTTATCACTGCTTGCACAATGAATCCATAGGAGACTAATATCAATGCCataggaagaaggaggagaaccAATGTGGCCACAAAAAGCTGGACTTCATTTGCATGAATGTCCACACACGCCAACTTGATCATGGCAGGCACCTCACACAGGAAGTGGTGGAGGTGGCGATTCCCACATCGAGGCAGCCGGAGGGTGATGGTGCCTTGGATGAGAGTGTTTCCTACTCCACTTAGCCAGGCTATTCCTGCTAAGGCCTTGCAAAGTGATGGGGCCATGACAGTAGTGTAATTGAGAGGTCTGCAGACAGCTACGTAGCGGTCGAATGCCATGACAGTAAGGAGTACACACTCAGTGGAACCCAAGGAGAGGGACACATAGAGTTGTATGGCACAGCCAGTGGGTGTGATGGTCTTGGCTGGTCCCTTCAGGTTCCACAATAGCTGGGGAACAATGCTGGTAGTGAA from Macaca fascicularis isolate 582-1 chromosome 4, T2T-MFA8v1.1 includes these protein-coding regions:
- the LOC102131244 gene encoding olfactory receptor 2G3-like → MERNNQTSGGDFILLGFSDQPQLEVILFVVVLISYLLTLVGNTAIIVISCLDSKLHTPMYFFLTNLSFLDLCFTTSIVPQLLWNLKGPAKTITPTGCAIQLYVSLSLGSTECVLLTVMAFDRYVAVCRPLNYTTVMAPSLCKALAGIAWLSGVGNTLIQGTITLRLPRCGNRHLHHFLCEVPAMIKLACVDIHANEVQLFVATLVLLLLPMALILVSYGFIVQAVINTKSVKAWRKALGTCGSHLLVVSLFFGPSSAIYIQPKRSYGRSQGKFLTLFYTVVTPTLNPLIYTLRNKDVRGALRRLLRREQTF